The Pseudoalteromonas translucida KMM 520 genome has a window encoding:
- the gltS gene encoding sodium/glutamate symporter: MNIEISIIETLLVSLLILFAGYYLNSKIAFLKDNNIPEPVVGGIAFSIIAAILHVYFDINFQFDMTFKTPLMTMFFTTVGLGASFSLLIKGGPKVALFLGIATIYLLVQNALGISIAVATGMEPLMGLIGGSVTLSGGHGSGATYADLFINEYGMQSSVFELAMAAATLGLILGGLVGGPVSRRLINKYNLKADTSYHEERDDTVTFDPDDHDLVTPRKMMETLFVILLCMYLGRMGYDALKAIDVILPAFLIPLLFGVFITNLTEFSKIYKVSRACIDLWGTMALSMFLAMALMSLKIWELLSLAGPMIFMILVQAVMLMLFAYFITFRVMGKNYNAAIIAGGHCGFGLGATPTAVANMESLVSRYGPSPQAFLVVPLVGAFFIDITNALIIQLYLSFPFISG; the protein is encoded by the coding sequence ATGAATATTGAAATTTCTATTATAGAAACCTTGTTAGTTTCTTTGTTAATACTTTTTGCAGGCTATTATCTCAATAGCAAAATTGCTTTTCTTAAAGACAACAACATTCCTGAACCCGTTGTGGGTGGTATTGCCTTTTCTATTATTGCGGCCATTCTGCACGTTTACTTTGATATTAACTTTCAATTCGATATGACCTTTAAAACCCCATTAATGACCATGTTTTTTACCACTGTTGGTTTGGGTGCGAGTTTTAGTTTATTAATTAAAGGCGGTCCTAAAGTCGCGCTGTTTTTGGGCATCGCAACAATTTATTTATTGGTACAAAATGCCTTAGGTATATCTATTGCGGTAGCAACCGGTATGGAGCCTTTAATGGGCTTAATTGGCGGCTCTGTAACACTCTCTGGTGGCCATGGTAGTGGTGCTACGTACGCTGATTTATTTATTAATGAATATGGCATGCAAAGTAGCGTATTTGAACTGGCAATGGCAGCCGCTACGCTCGGGCTTATTCTTGGTGGCTTAGTTGGCGGCCCAGTAAGCAGACGCCTCATTAATAAATATAACTTAAAAGCAGATACCTCATATCACGAAGAGCGCGATGACACTGTAACCTTCGACCCTGATGATCACGACCTAGTAACACCGCGTAAAATGATGGAAACCTTGTTTGTTATTTTATTATGTATGTACTTAGGCCGTATGGGCTACGACGCTTTAAAAGCGATTGACGTTATTTTACCAGCATTTTTAATCCCATTATTATTTGGTGTTTTTATTACTAACCTTACTGAATTTTCTAAAATTTATAAGGTAAGCCGCGCCTGTATAGACTTATGGGGCACTATGGCACTGTCGATGTTTTTAGCCATGGCTTTAATGTCGTTAAAAATATGGGAGCTGCTAAGTTTAGCCGGCCCAATGATATTTATGATATTGGTACAAGCCGTTATGCTCATGCTGTTTGCCTACTTTATTACTTTTAGAGTAATGGGTAAAAACTACAACGCCGCAATAATAGCGGGCGGTCATTGTGGTTTTGGTTTAGGCGCAACCCCTACCGCAGTAGCAAATATGGAATCTTTAGTATCTCGTTACGGCCCCTCACCACAGGCATTTTTAGTAGTACCTTTAGTGGGCGCATTCTTCATTGATATTACCAACGCACTCATTATACAGCTGTATTTAAGCTTTCCTTTTATTAGCGGTTAA
- a CDS encoding sulfite exporter TauE/SafE family protein, translating into MDLLATEFVTPCIALLLIVLAGFTSFVSAAFGAGGGLMLLVVMASIMPMAVVVPVHGLVQLGSNANRLVLSIKHIDKSMFIYFTLGGLLGAGISSTVVNDIQLDGMKLAVAVFVVYLLWGKTPKFKNDSRLGRLVAGLITAFISMFVGASGPLVASYLHINNYDKLKFTATFSSIMTLQHVLKAFVYTVIGFSFWQWLPLVIGMIASGALGTWLGIYLLKRMPTARFKAIFKVILTLMACQLAWQGISEILL; encoded by the coding sequence ATGGATTTATTGGCTACAGAGTTTGTTACTCCCTGTATAGCACTGTTACTTATTGTACTTGCAGGCTTTACATCGTTTGTATCTGCCGCGTTTGGTGCCGGTGGCGGGCTGATGTTATTAGTTGTTATGGCATCAATTATGCCAATGGCGGTCGTGGTGCCAGTGCATGGCTTGGTACAATTAGGATCGAATGCAAACAGACTAGTGTTGAGTATTAAGCACATAGATAAAAGTATGTTTATTTACTTTACGCTTGGCGGGTTGCTTGGCGCTGGCATCTCTAGCACTGTAGTTAATGATATTCAGTTAGATGGTATGAAGTTGGCGGTTGCGGTATTTGTGGTTTATTTATTGTGGGGTAAAACGCCTAAATTTAAAAACGACTCAAGGTTGGGGCGTTTAGTTGCGGGTTTAATAACGGCATTTATTTCTATGTTTGTTGGCGCAAGTGGGCCGCTAGTAGCGAGTTATTTGCATATTAATAATTACGACAAATTAAAGTTCACTGCAACGTTTTCTAGCATTATGACCCTACAGCATGTGTTAAAGGCGTTTGTTTATACTGTTATTGGGTTTAGCTTTTGGCAATGGTTGCCATTGGTGATAGGTATGATTGCCAGTGGTGCGCTAGGCACTTGGTTAGGTATTTATTTACTTAAACGCATGCCTACAGCACGTTTTAAAGCTATTTTTAAGGTTATATTAACACTTATGGCTTGCCAATTAGCTTGGCAAGGCATAAGTGAAATATTGTTATAG
- a CDS encoding NAD(P)-binding oxidoreductase, giving the protein MSKTLIIGASGQIGKMTTELLLQHEHNVIALVRNKNKLSDLNSVHLTIIEQDLESDFSDVVKDCEQVIFVAGSGGGTGADKTLLIDLWAATKAINFSKEHGVKHFIMVSSLGADDPDAIQSDLKPYLVAKHMADRYLINSGLSYTILRPGALTNETASMLISTTRPSDRSNAKISRENVAHVLFNIAQNQCNSSCIFELFDGDSPIKAAVK; this is encoded by the coding sequence ATGAGTAAAACCTTAATTATTGGCGCTAGCGGGCAAATTGGTAAAATGACTACCGAGTTATTACTCCAGCATGAGCATAATGTAATCGCTTTAGTGCGCAATAAAAATAAACTAAGTGATTTAAATAGCGTACATTTAACTATTATCGAACAAGATTTAGAAAGCGATTTTAGTGACGTAGTAAAAGACTGTGAGCAAGTTATATTTGTTGCTGGCTCAGGTGGTGGTACAGGTGCTGATAAAACCTTATTAATTGATCTGTGGGCTGCCACTAAGGCCATTAACTTTTCAAAAGAGCACGGTGTTAAACACTTTATTATGGTGAGCTCGTTAGGTGCTGACGATCCTGATGCAATTCAAAGTGATCTGAAACCTTACCTAGTAGCTAAACATATGGCAGACAGATACCTAATAAATAGCGGCCTTAGTTATACTATTTTACGACCGGGTGCATTAACCAACGAGACTGCATCAATGCTTATTAGCACAACACGACCAAGTGATCGTTCAAATGCAAAAATAAGCAGAGAAAACGTTGCTCATGTTTTATTTAACATTGCGCAAAACCAATGTAATAGCAGTTGCATTTTTGAGCTTTTTGATGGCGATAGCCCTATTAAAGCTGCGGTAAAATAA
- the mnmC gene encoding bifunctional tRNA (5-methylaminomethyl-2-thiouridine)(34)-methyltransferase MnmD/FAD-dependent 5-carboxymethylaminomethyl-2-thiouridine(34) oxidoreductase MnmC — protein MIKNANIHFNHQGTPVANDFDDIYYSDDNGLAESYYVFYQQNNIDTRLQSHDQAHFVIAETGFGTGLNFLNTCQHFTDHLARQQVQKQLNYGVKRLHFIAFEKHPLSVSDLSKILTAWPELNLLSEQLISQYPINLEGCHRLEFNNGTIVLDLYFGDALESIKTMSYPRSGIVDAWFLDGFAPSKNPDMWQQSLFNAMVNISKVGATLATFTAAGFVRRGLSDAGFTMQKVKGFAHKRSMLIGTLKHTNDTQSAPSYFNHDVSPLSNVAVIGGGIASSCILYSLAKRGISSQLFCQDAAPAMGASHNVQGAVYPHLQAKNSPHSELFAHSFLYAKRLYKQLLNDGFSFDHSWCGVLQHAVKQPLADRHENLAQQQLWPQTLMRNVTAEQGDTIAGVTTGYSGVYFEQGGWVNPPQLVNAMLSAAHCLSPYKSTFNCPIEQLEKTSNGWLLFSNGKQFGPFSDVIICAGEHSDAFAQTKALPIVGVRGQVSHVQASEQSKKLKTVLCHKGYFTPAYLDHHCMGATFEKNTKSRQITEQDNLTNREQLLNFYGHCHFATSLGNITAAKAAVRCSFIDHLPMAGEWAEQSDYLTAFANLRLGKRYQYQALSKKQQGLHIFTGFGARALCSAPLCSEHLISSLSNEPRPLSERVSQAIHPARFIVRDLIRNKI, from the coding sequence ATGATAAAAAACGCCAACATTCACTTTAACCACCAAGGCACGCCTGTTGCCAATGACTTCGATGATATTTATTATTCTGACGATAATGGCTTAGCTGAATCTTATTATGTGTTTTATCAGCAAAACAATATAGACACACGGTTACAAAGTCATGACCAAGCACATTTTGTTATAGCCGAAACCGGTTTTGGCACTGGCCTTAACTTTTTAAATACATGCCAGCACTTTACTGACCACCTTGCACGCCAACAAGTTCAAAAACAACTAAACTATGGTGTAAAACGACTACACTTTATTGCCTTTGAAAAACACCCATTAAGTGTAAGCGACTTAAGCAAAATATTAACAGCATGGCCTGAACTTAATTTATTAAGTGAGCAGCTTATCAGCCAGTATCCCATTAATTTAGAAGGCTGCCATCGGCTTGAGTTTAATAATGGGACAATCGTGCTCGACCTATATTTTGGTGATGCACTGGAATCAATTAAAACAATGAGCTATCCGCGCTCAGGCATAGTAGATGCTTGGTTTTTAGATGGTTTTGCACCGAGTAAAAACCCTGACATGTGGCAACAAAGCCTGTTTAATGCCATGGTTAACATTTCAAAAGTAGGAGCCACCCTTGCTACCTTTACCGCTGCTGGCTTTGTTCGCCGTGGGTTAAGCGATGCAGGCTTTACCATGCAAAAAGTTAAAGGGTTCGCGCACAAACGCAGCATGCTAATTGGCACATTAAAACACACTAACGATACGCAATCGGCGCCAAGCTACTTTAATCACGATGTTAGCCCGCTTAGTAATGTGGCGGTAATTGGTGGTGGTATTGCCAGCAGCTGTATTTTATACAGCCTAGCTAAGCGAGGTATTAGCAGCCAATTATTTTGCCAAGATGCAGCACCCGCTATGGGTGCATCGCACAACGTGCAAGGGGCGGTATACCCACATTTACAAGCAAAAAACTCTCCACACAGCGAGTTATTTGCGCATAGCTTTTTATATGCCAAACGGCTTTATAAACAGTTACTCAATGATGGTTTTAGTTTTGATCATAGCTGGTGTGGTGTATTGCAGCATGCAGTAAAACAGCCACTCGCTGATCGCCATGAAAATTTAGCCCAACAGCAATTATGGCCACAAACATTAATGCGTAACGTAACCGCAGAGCAAGGAGATACTATAGCCGGAGTTACTACTGGTTATTCTGGCGTATATTTTGAACAAGGTGGCTGGGTAAACCCACCACAACTAGTTAATGCTATGTTGAGCGCCGCCCATTGTTTGTCGCCTTATAAAAGTACTTTTAACTGCCCTATAGAACAATTAGAAAAAACCAGCAACGGCTGGCTACTATTTAGTAACGGCAAACAGTTTGGCCCCTTTAGCGATGTTATTATATGCGCAGGTGAGCACAGCGATGCATTTGCACAAACCAAAGCATTGCCCATCGTTGGCGTGCGCGGACAAGTATCGCATGTGCAGGCAAGTGAGCAGTCAAAAAAACTAAAAACGGTGTTGTGCCATAAAGGCTATTTTACACCCGCTTATTTAGATCATCATTGCATGGGCGCAACGTTTGAAAAAAACACTAAAAGCCGACAAATCACTGAGCAAGACAACCTTACAAATCGCGAGCAATTACTCAACTTTTACGGCCACTGTCACTTTGCAACTAGCTTAGGCAATATAACCGCGGCAAAAGCCGCAGTGCGCTGTAGCTTTATTGATCACTTACCTATGGCGGGAGAGTGGGCAGAGCAAAGCGATTACCTAACTGCCTTTGCTAATTTACGTTTAGGTAAACGCTATCAGTACCAAGCCCTGAGTAAAAAACAACAAGGGCTACATATTTTCACCGGCTTTGGTGCACGTGCTTTATGCAGTGCGCCACTTTGCAGTGAACACTTAATTAGCAGTTTAAGCAACGAGCCGCGCCCGCTCAGCGAGCGTGTAAGCCAAGCTATTCACCCAGCTCGTTTTATAGTGCGTGATTTAATTCGTAATAAAATTTAA